The nucleotide sequence GAAGCTCTCAGACGCTTGGATAGCTCACATCCTTGAGGAGGACGAAGAACGGCGTATGGAAGGTCTTACGGATCGGGATTACAGAAAGATATCCGAGTCCATTGAAATAGTAGATATTGGGTCAAGGTATGACCTTGCCCGGGGGAACACTAGTCTTATAGAGTTTGAGATGGAAGACTTCTGTGCATCTCATGGCTTTAATATTGCCCTAGGCTCAGAAGCCCACAAACAACTCTCCTACGCATTTCTACGCGCTACAGTCGAAGCAAACAGCAAAGTGATGCTCAGCAGGCATCAAGGAGAGCTTGTAGACACGCCTGAGGCCCCTAAACTGGCTCCCGCACCAAAGCCTAAGCTCACCGACCTAACCCTTCCCGATGTCCTCGACAAATGGAAGCTGGAAAGAAAACCAGCCCCTAAGACACTCCTTGAATGGGAGATGGCCCTAAGAATCTTTAAGGAGTTACACGGTGATCTAACGCTAGATGAGATTACCAAGTCCCATGTAGTGGCCT is from Verrucomicrobiia bacterium and encodes:
- a CDS encoding DUF6538 domain-containing protein encodes the protein MTVASQTHLYLRNGTYYFRRRIPTDLLQHYHPKVELNYSLKTKDRREAERLARLEAVRVDAEFQTVRRNLTATSIEVIPPEDVKKLSDAWIAHILEEDEERRMEGLTDRDYRKISESIEIVDIGSRYDLARGNTSLIEFEMEDFCASHGFNIALGSEAHKQLSYAFLRATVEANSKVMLSRHQGELVDTPEAPKLAPAPKPKLTDLTLPDVLDKWKLERKPAPKTLLEWEMALRIFKELHGDLTLDEITKSHVVAFKDKRIEDGRKWATVKKQLGALHSLLQYATDNDYITVNPASGVRVIKPKVDEDERQPFSTEDLKRIHVLMHTQPRSKLLHVAL